TTTTGCTAAAGATAATTGTATAATGTAGGAGTATTACTTCGGACAATTTAATTTaaacttcatcatcttcaattttcaaagtttATAGAAATAAATTCCATGGTATATTTGACCGGATAGATTCACATCCGTTCCGATCGAAATCCTCTTCTAAGTTTCCAAAGACAAAACatcatataataaaataattctgATTATCGAAGTTTGACaacaataatactaataaaataattataataaattgtaATCAATTCAATAATTTCAAGTAGTTTATGCTCGccctaaaaagtaaaaacaaagaaagaacGATTCCTTTTTGCCAATCGATATCATCGActggaaaagggaaaaaaacagTCACTCATCTTCCAACTTCCAAACAACAGCTTCTCTCAAATCATTGAAGAAATTAGTGTCAAGATTCGCTGAAAACTCGAAGATATGGCGAGCAGAAGAATAGAGTCGTCGAATTACAGAAACCCATGTATAACAATGCACCAACCGTGGGCGTCTCTGCTTGTGTATGGCATCAAACGGATTGAAGGCAGATCTTGGCCCTCCCCAATTCGAGGTAACGCTTTCAATTAATTCTTCTTTTTATGAAGTTTGAATTTGTGGGTACTAGCTGTTAGTTCTGTATATGCTTCATGCCAAAAATTTTATTGTTGAGAtttgaattttgataattttggtTGTATTGCTTTGCATGATCGAACAAAAGGAGACATTTTCAGTTGATTTCTAGCCTTTTGATGTTAGTTTTTATGCCAATTGAGACTTTAAgagttaacttttttttatttttgaacaaGTTATAGTTGGACAAAATAATTCCAGTCTTTATGATTTTTGTGTAGTGAGACTAGTTAGGGTGCATAGCAATCAAGGTGGAAATTGTAATGAATTATGGATATTGCTCGATTTGGGCTTTAGGACATTGCTTGGTTGAAAGACTATGTAGTTCGATTTTCAATATGCCTCTGATCGACTTGAATGAAGAGATTTAGTGTTCAGTTTATGAATTTATCTGGAATCATGATGCATATGGAAGCTTCAATGAGTACTTTTCAGCTGATTTGGCCTTAGATTAATTACATCAACCTATGTGTTTAGAGACAGAGAAGTTAGAAAAACTAGTGGCTTTTCGGGTGCAGCATTGGTTTAAGTTCCTTTGTGATCATTCGTGCAATCGGTCATTACTTTGATCATTAAGGTATATAGTCATGTTTCTGTTAAGTTTCTGTTAAGTTTCTACTCTGTTTTGATTTCCAAAGCCATTTTTTGTACACCTATGTGTCATGGAATCATGTGTATTCAAGTCCAATGGTTGTTGTTTTTACTTTATAAGTGTCTATATTCAAATGTGATTGTTTGTACAATTGTTACATTGGAGTCATGAATATCTTTGTCTTCTGTTTCTTTCCAAAGGACGGCTGTGGATTCATGCAGCAGGTAAGGTTCCCGAACCAGAGACAGTCAAAGCTATGGAAGAGTTTTACAGGGAGATCTACAAACTGAATGGAGTAACAGATATTAAATTCCCTGAGCATTACCCGGTTTCCAGACTTCTCGGTAGCATATTAGATGCATTAGTGTAAATTACTTTACGTCTAAATTTTTCTAATCCTAATTTATGTTTATATGATGTCAAATAAGAAGCAAAACCTCTTCCTTTCTAGATGCTGAAAACCACTAGAAATCGTGTAAccataaatttcatttttccataGGCTGTGTTGACGTGGTAGGTTGCCTTACTTGTGAAGAGCTAGTAAATTGGGAAGCTATACCTGCATCGGTGAACACCAAAACTTCTTGTTCTTTTACTTACGATTACCTGCAATAACGGGATCATTGGTATAAGTCCCTCCTCATGCAtcaatgtattttatttattatgtttaTAAACTTGGGATTTTGCTGCTGCAGGTGAGAGTAGAAGGACAGACAGCTTTTTGTTGGCTCTGCGAGAAACCTCAGGTCTTCCATTACACCCTATACTTTTGTCGATTGTTTTGTATTTTCAGTTATTTTGAGTGTGTTTCTTAGTATCATTTCTCAAGAAAAGAATGCCGATTCATTCATGTAGAGATTGATCGTTCCATTTGAAATGCGCGGATTCCAGGGTGTTTATAATCTGGAAAAGAAGGTAGTTGTAGAAATCaacttgaattatttcctttatGTTCTTCCATATTTATAGAGCCCTCCCTCATATTTAATCTCGTTGTGCACGTAGATATATGAAGCCGCTGTCAGAGGTCTCTCTTCCGTCAAAGCACCACAGCCAGTTACTTTCCCCCTTCCAGAGCCACGAGACCGGTTCTCTCTGAAACCTGGTTCACTTGCTTCTTTTCCGAGTTGCACAAGCACCTCAGCAGAGGAGAAACCTCCTAGCCTCGTTGCAGCAATTGCTGGCGCTAGAGCAGCTGCAACCCAATTCTCCAAGAACAATATCCCCAGAGCTCCTAAGACAGGCAGTATTGAAGGTAATGGGAAACCAATCTCTACGAGAACAGGGGATAAATCTAAGGAGTGGTTGCCGGTTCAACGAGCTGGTGGTGATACACCCGATAGCTCCTCTAGTAAAATTGGCTTATGATTAGTGGCGTAGTTGTTTTAATAAACGATGTGCTACCCTAGGTGTGTGTTTTTATAGACGCTCTCTCCGTACATATGGAATTTAGTCATGTTTTTTTTTCCCATATTTGTCCGTTCTTgaaaattagtagtactaatatcACTTCAACCATTATCAATTGTGCAATAAAATTCTTACGGCGTCAAGGACGGTGTGGTGGGAGCATACGAAGGCCACGCCGGATGAATTAGCACCGGGACGGCTCCTTTGCGGATGATGGGCCAGTCGAGGAGATGCATGACACGGCGAGCTTGTGAGATGGGGACGATGGAGCTAGGCCTGACGAAACGGGTGCCCACACCCGATTTTGCCATGATTCACCCACCCGAATCCGTATATCTCATAGTTAAAATTAAGATATTTGTGCACGGTGAAGTGAAAATTAAGCAGCATATTTTTTGTTTGCAACACAAGAAGGAAACACAGTAAAACATGCACAAATAAATGTAGTTGGTTAATGACAAAAAAATCAAGAGCAAATGCGAGCCCATATAGGGTATTTTGCGGACAAGCCAATGAGTTAAAATCATTTCTTCACCATGAAGTAAAATggatttaaaatataaaataaaaataaaaatgtgttaTTCCAGAAGAAGAGTCGACAACATCGAAAATGTTGATTGTATTGCAATGACTTGAAATTTGCACGCATTGATTATATTGGAAAGACTTGAAATTCGCACGGTTATAACATTACCTTTTATTTACATAACTAACTATCAATTATTGTTGGTTGATGGATTCATGGAGTGGAATACGTATATTACATGGTTTACAACTTTAAATCGTATTCTTTAACGTAA
This sequence is a window from Salvia splendens isolate huo1 chromosome 5, SspV2, whole genome shotgun sequence. Protein-coding genes within it:
- the LOC121805745 gene encoding activating signal cointegrator 1-like; protein product: MASRRIESSNYRNPCITMHQPWASLLVYGIKRIEGRSWPSPIRGRLWIHAAGKVPEPETVKAMEEFYREIYKLNGVTDIKFPEHYPVSRLLGCVDVVGCLTCEELVNWEAIPASVRVEGQTAFCWLCEKPQRLIVPFEMRGFQGVYNLEKKIYEAAVRGLSSVKAPQPVTFPLPEPRDRFSLKPGSLASFPSCTSTSAEEKPPSLVAAIAGARAAATQFSKNNIPRAPKTGSIEGNGKPISTRTGDKSKEWLPVQRAGGDTPDSSSSKIGL